In Cryptococcus deuterogattii R265 chromosome 4, complete sequence, a genomic segment contains:
- a CDS encoding transketolase: protein MSVNKVQDWDFEKFPIDLKKYKPFPLDPTKDKKLSQEQKDGLIANISLLRDVIVFFTATGAARGLAGHTGGAFDTIPEVVILLSFLLADKDKSKYVDTLFDEAGHRVATQYLLSVLDGYIPVEHLLHYREANSKLPGHPELGLTPGVKFSSGRLGHMWPLVNGVALAQRDKTVFMLGSDGSQQEGDDAEAARLAVAQNLNVKLFVDDNDVTIAGHPSEYLKGYSVAKTLEGHGLKVVEANGEDLDSLYSAMVEVVSHKGPAAVVTHRPMAPKIKGIEGSPHAHDAIKVEPAIEYLDPRHPKCAAILRAIQPSTYAELLSGSTKERGACRVQFGEAVSAVLDKTSKEQNKAKVLVIDTDLEGSTGLSVIHKKHPEVFLSSGIMERGNFSAAAGWGAFNADRQGVFSTFSAFSEMIISELTMARLNFANVLTHFSHSGVDEMADNTCHFGINQFFLDNGLEDGYETRLYFPADCSQMDAIIDRVFYDKGLRFVFSTRSKVPWILKEDGSRFFDADYKFVPGKDEVIRKGTKGYVVAYGEILYRALDAVDRLRKEGLDVGLINKSTLNVVDEDMIKEIGSTEFVFVAESLNRKTGLGSKFGTWLLERDLKPRYDYIGTSKEGCGGLGEQIGHQNLGSSDIALKVKQLIK, encoded by the exons ATGTCTGTCAAC AAAGTTCAGGACTGGGATTTCGAAAAGTTCCCCATCGACCTCAAAAAATACAAGCCTTTCCCTCTTGACCCTACTAAGGACAAGAAGCTTTCACAAGAGCAAAAAGATGGTTTA ATCGCCAACATCTCTTTGTTGCGCGATGTGattgtcttcttcaccgcGACAGGTGCTGCTAGGGGTCTGGCCGGTCACACTGG AGGAGCCTTTGACACCATTCCCGAAGTTGTaatccttctttccttcctgctcGCCGACAAGGACAAGTCGAAATACGTTGATACCCTTTTCGATGAGGCCGGTCATCGTGTCGCGACTCAGTACCTTCTCTCTGTGCTTGACGGTTACATTCCGGTTGagcatcttctccactACCGAGAGGCCAACTCCAAGCTCCCCGGTCACCCTGAGCTCGGTCTAACTCCCGGGGTCAAGTTCTCTTCTGGACGATTAGGACACATGTGGCCCTTGGTCAACGGTGTGGCTTTGGCTCAGAGGGACAAGACCGTATTCATGCTTGGGTCAGATGGTTCTCAACAGGAAGGCGATGATGCTGAAGCTGCGAGATTGGCTGTCGCTCAAAATTTAAACGTGAAGCTCTTCGTTGATGACAATGATGTGACCATCGC TGGTCATCCATCTGAGTACCTCAAAGGATACAGCGTAGCCAAGACTCTGGAGGGTCATGGGCTCAAGGTCGTCGAAGCCAACGGTGAAGACCTCGACTCTCTTTACTCTGCCATGGTCGAGGTCGTGAGCCACAAAGGACCAGCTGCCGTAGTCACCCACAGACCTATGGCTCCCAAGATCAAGGGTATCGAAGGGAGTCCCCACGCTCACGACGCCATCAAGGT TGAACCTGCCATTGAATACCTCGACCCTCGACACCCTAAATGTGCTGCTATCCTTCGAGCTATCCAACCTTCCACCTACGCCGAGTTGCTCTCTGGTAGTACCAAGGAGAGGGGAGCTTGTCGAGTTCAATTCGGTGAAGCTGTCAGCGCCGTCCTTGACAAAACTAGTAAAGAGCAGAACAAGGCAAAGGTGTTGGTCATCGACACTGACTTGGAAGGTTCTACTGGTTTGAGTGTGATTCACAAGAAACATCCCGA AGTATTCTTGTCCAGCGGTATCATGGAACGTGGAAACTTCTCGGCCGCTGCTGGTTGGGGTGCTTTCAACGCCGATAGACAAGGCGTTTTCAG TACCTTCTCAGCTTTCTCTGAAATGATCATCTCTGAATTGACCATGGCACGTCTCAACTTTGCCAATGTTCTCACTCACTTCTCTCACTCTGGTGTCGACGAGATGGCTGATAACACCTG TCACTTCGGTATCAACcaattcttcctcgacAACGGTCTTGAGGATGGGTACGAGACCAGGTTGTATTTCCCCGCTGATTGC TCTCAAATGGATGC CATCATCGACCGAGTCTTCTACGACAAAGGTCTTCGAttcgtcttctccacccGATCCAAGGTCCCATggattttgaaggaagatgggtcTAGGTTCTTCGACGCTGACTACAAATTCGTACCCGGTAAAGATGAAGTCATTCGAAAAGGAACCAAAGGCTATGTGGTAGCGTATGGAGAGATCTTATATAGAGCACTCGACGCCGTTGATCgtttgagaaaagaaggcttGGATGTCGGCTTGATCAACAAATCGACACTCAACGTagtggatgaagatatgATCAAGGAAATTGGTTCAACCGAGTTCGTCTTTGTCGCCGAAAGTTTGAACAGGAAGACCGGTTTGGGAAGCAAG TTCGGTACTTGGCTTCTCGAGCGAGATTTGAAGCCACGATATGATTACAT CGGAACCAGCAAGGAAGGTTGCGGTGGTCTTGGTGAACAAATTGGTCACCAAAACCTTGGTAGCTCTGATATCGCTCTCAAGGTGAAGCAGTTGATCAAGTAA
- a CDS encoding uroporphyrinogen decarboxylase (genome sequence mistake) has product MSHAVPKLDLVNSWRDIQFPPLKNDLLLRAASGEETPRAPVWVMRQAGRYLPEFLEVRKHHSFFECCQTPSLASTLTLQPIDRYPCLDASIIFCDILVVPQALGLEVLMEPSRGPVLPNPLVTPDDLKRLREDVDVQKELGYVFEAVTLTRKGLDGRVPLIGFCGAPWTLMAYMCEGGGSKTFEKSKSWLYKYPEASHELLRRIADVCADLLIGQVLAGAQMLQVFDSWAGELTPHQFKTFALPPLLHISSKVHSVLSQLSHPGVPITLFAKGANAPSTFSLLSDPAQTGYATLGLDWTVDPVEVREIVGKKVNLQGNFDPTVLYGGKEGIEKEVERLSARWKEAGGGWIANLGHGITPNVKPEDMGWFLECVHKYSERK; this is encoded by the exons ATGTCCCACGCAGTCCCCAAACTCGACCTTGTCAACTCATGGAGGGACATCCAGTTCCCCCCGCTCAAGAAtgacctcctcctccgcgCAGCCAGCGGCGAAGAGACTCCCCGTGCTCCCGTATGGGTCATGAGGCAGGCAGGCCGATACCTCCCTG AATTCCTCGAAGTTCGCAAACATCACTCATTTTTTGAATGCTGCcaaactccttctctcgcaTCCACCCTCACGCTTCAGCCTATTGACCGTTATCCCTGTCTTGACgcctccatcatcttttgcGACATCCTCGTCGTCCCTCAAGCTCTCGGCTTGGAAGTCCTTATGGAGCCTTCCCGCGGTCCTGTCCTTCCCAATCCGCTTGTTACACCTGACGACCTCAAGCGCCTTAgggaggatgtggatgtgcAAAAAGAGTTGGGCTATGTGTTTGAGGCGGTTACGCTTACCAGGAAGGGATTGGATGGAAGGGTGCCCCTGATTGGGTTCTGCGGTGCTCCATGGACGTTGATGGCGTACATGTGCGAAGGTGGGGGGAGCAAGACGTTTGAGAAGAGTAAGAGCTGGTTGTACAAGTACCCCGAGGCGAGTCATGAGTTGTTGAGACGTATTGCGGATGTTTGTGCCGATCTTCTCATCGGTCAAGTCCTTGCCGGTGCTCAG ATGCTCCAGGTATTCGACTCCTGGGCTGGCGAACTTACTCCTCACCAATTCAAGACTTTTGCCCTCCCgcctctcctccacatctcctCTAAAGTCCACTCCGTCCTCTCCCAACTTTCCCACCCCGGCGTCCCTATCACCCTTTTCGCCAAGGGGGCAAACGCcccttccactttttccctcctctctgaCCCTGCTCAAACGGGGTACGCTACCCTGGGCCTCGATTGGACCGTGGACCCTGTGGAAGTCCGGGAGATTGTAGGCAAAAAGGTTAACCTCCAAGGGAACTTTGACCCTACAGTGTTGTatggagggaaagaagggatagagaaagaggtggagaggttgagtgcgaggtggaaggaggcTGGAGGCGGGTGGATCGCGAATTTGGGCCATGGGATTACGCCGAATGTCAAGCCGGAAGATATGGGATGGTTTTTGGAATGTGTGCATAAATATTCCGAGAGGAAATAA